The Henckelia pumila isolate YLH828 chromosome 2, ASM3356847v2, whole genome shotgun sequence genome includes a window with the following:
- the LOC140877881 gene encoding uncharacterized protein, which translates to MPGNYTVSAADVEKQLEAPMPWIGMYVAAASFVCTLGMAADAFRGLRSKKYWFPNKFFSLNATSLTLLAVAMKLPLDLTTRMYAATDRLAKVSSLIFLSTAMGNFMTCLGSMDNKDIAMNVTALGILVITVIVNVCIQIIQMRHFLKGREMFGEELVAATCMLLLLVMIVSTAVMVPTTKRYLELKYHEMLKMVSDEEILESVEEGSFAYDKLKLMIQKYWVMVETSSSHFVIARSVSCTASSTLCLLIAFVLAQAEVRLLTEHCEIIKSASKYGWSVKWIVLTQSVGVVVGTITPAFRWFVAVDFKCSEKGNRSFNDEFKIESYWTQKLVEWKESSLPLQIRDRKWRKVVHDTKRIILNFVIRIQVLIILTSKLVRLISVWFTRPIISFFHCIKMLKNRSESAASRVHGISESEPGLSKGRDLNRYVLLLEAEGELPEKIITNIQNEAKKLIEKGKKQQPKNLLNLLHKIGNFRGVRVIDRYQVPSLHSKEPPGCWSLPLVSLTSIAIALPNIPKHEVSMLLRSVDEGLFYVKLIEKTLDKKEKLTNLRNAADVIWVGVELYRKWEDKDLHETSRRGENFKETLQELSNKAERTVMDFKRDLKDFTMENPLNWPVKVIAANSMYRVSRRILTACEGDDHQTDEGLFAQLSIMIANIMAACLTNLMHVIFMKCQRKAMKEESIRQAALLLGEAEEILGILQQHRAPSLDPDESEFIAKWCNLIKQKK; encoded by the coding sequence ATGCCAGGGAACTACACAGTGTCTGCTGCAGACGTGGAGAAGCAGCTCGAAGCACCGATGCCATGGATTGGCATGTATGTTGCTGCAGCATCTTTCGTCTGCACACTTGGGATGGCAGCCGATGCATTCCGTGGATTACGAAGCAAGAAGTACTGGTTCCCaaataagtttttttcactCAACGCCACTTCACTGACATTGCTGGCCGTGGCGATGAAGCTGCCTCTGGATCTTACTACACGCATGTATGCTGCCACGGATAGGTTAGCCAAGGTTAGCAGCTTGATTTTCTTGTCCACAGCTATGGGAAATTTCATGACTTGTTTGGGATCCATGGATAATAAAGACATTGCGATGAATGTAACGGCTTTAGGAATTCTTGTAATAACAGTGATAGTGAATGTCTGCATTCAGATAATTCAAATGAGACATTTTCTCAAGGGTAGAGAAATGTTTGGTGAAGAACTTGTAGCTGCTACTTGCATGCTTCTTTTGCTTGTTATGATTGTCTCTACTGCTGTAATGGTACCGACCACTAAACGATACCTGGAATTGAAATATCATGAGATGCTGAAAATGGTTTCTGATGAGGAAATTTTGGAGTCCGTGGAGGAGGGAAGTTTTGCCTACGATAAACTGAAACTCATGATCCAGAAGTATTGGGTTATGGTAGAAACTAGTAGCTCCCACTTTGTTATTGCACGTTCCGTGTCCTGCACTGCTTCGAGTACCCTTTGTCTGCTAATTGCTTTTGTTTTGGCACAAGCTGAGGTTCGACTGTTAACGGAACATTGTGAGATTATTAAAAGTGCTTCCAAATATGGGTGGTCGGTGAAATGGATTGTTCTTACTCAGTCCGTCGGTGTTGTGGTGGGTACGATCACCCCAGCGTTCCGATGGTTCGTTGCTGTGGATTTCAAATGCAGTGAGAAAGGCAACAGGAGTTTCAACGATGAATTCAAGATAGAAAGTTACTGGACACAGAAGTTAGTGGAGTGGAAGGAGAGCTCATTACCTTTGCAAATTAGAGATCGAAAGTGGAGGAAAGTTGTCCATGATACAAAACGAATTATTCTAAATTTTGTTATTAGAATTCAGGTTCTTATCATTCTAACCAGTAAATTAGTTCGGCTAATCTCAGTTTGGTTCACCAGACCAATCATCTCATTTTTCCACTGCATCAAAATGTTGAAGAATAGATCAGAATCTGCTGCATCTCGTGTTCATGGGATATCCGAATCAGAACCAGGATTATCTAAAGGGAGGGATCTAAACCGCTATGTTCTGCTACTAGAAGCTGAAGGAGAGTTGCCTGAAAAGATCATAACAAACATCCAAAATGAGGCCAAAAAACTGATCGAGAAGGGTAAGAAGCAGCAACCCAAGAACCTGCTAAACCTTCTCCACAAAATTGGCAACTTCAGAGGTGTGAGAGTCATTGACAGGTATCAAGTCCCAAGTCTGCATTCCAAGGAACCTCCCGGGTGCTGGTCTTTGCCACTGGTGTCCTTGACAAGTATAGCCATTGCACTTCCTAATATACCGAAGCATGAAGTCAGTATGTTACTGAGGAGCGTGGACGAAGGCTTGTTCTACGTAAAACTTATAGAGAAAACCCTTGATAAAAAGGAAAAATTAACTAACCTCAGAAATGCAGCAGATGTCATTTGGGTTGGAGTTGAACTGTATCGCAAGTGGGAAGACAAAGATCTCCATGAAACATCTCGCAGAGGTGAAAACTTCAAGGAGACATTACAAGAACTCTCGAATAAAGCAGAGAGGACTGTCATGGATTTCAAAAGAGACTTGAAAGATTTCACAATGGAAAATCCTCTTAACTGGCCGGTTAAGGTTATAGCTGCCAACTCAATGTACCGTGTCAGCCGAAGAATTTTGACAGCATGTGAAGGTGATGATCACCAAACAGATGAGGGATTGTTTGCACAATTAAGCATCATGATTGCAAACATAATGGCAGCTTGTCTTACCAATTTAATGCATGTCATATTCATGAAGTGTCAACGTAAAGCAATG